The Montipora capricornis isolate CH-2021 chromosome 3, ASM3666992v2, whole genome shotgun sequence genome window below encodes:
- the LOC138040346 gene encoding uncharacterized protein, with the protein MKEQGKGNVDVQSLVEQPQVYILARCGSSEAEQIAYINTRKVCLEGLKNKVVTSNGIKITDVMRLFHGDGPQQEFESGEQKGGNAGCSGCSGDARKYKYLSVSLSKPFLSLMDRLRKVLQGPAGRNKRNGGLKPFQNLRLEELREECQARGLPTDGKKKDLEETLREEMGGIQRVPAMMFFDQERTLEEINLGNYEVLPTEPLHDVKEHICNVLTELPAHLEREECDHFESIIECTFAGKEKLRGCDYRLAAVIVAQYLRGKVRAKVQSLLDSLTELSRLLYLSAQSRSPRLVLRLHNTAFLHAMLCKDIIGQPEILTTRKFYGRYWHSLTAHAAKQNRIISGKSANTEEEERHFNTLKGITKLTNRRPGDVITPSLVRLQAEQHMAETRQGNAVKAQESQISKYYKALPPFPNTIIPNRYIVRNPKEYQAHLQSISDFLICGEGVWWQQIASGVEFWDGPDELNFRPEGPSLHHFRSRSPALEEKHLNQCWEICLADEAIRIPNRVIKLYGDNGDCIQVIHTDFLDDDNEGSSDEENENASKHLQAMNNVNLSTGLMTLKSKLRVWN; encoded by the exons atgaaagagcaaggaaaaggaaatGTTGATGTACAGTCACTTGTAGAACAACCACAAGTTTACATCCTGGCAAGATGTGGGTCATCAGAAGCTGAACAAATTGCATATATAAACACCAGAAAGGTATGTTTGGAAGGCTTGAAAAACAAAGTGGTGACATCAAATGGCATTAAAATTACAGATGTCATGAGGCTTTTTCATGGTGATGGTCCACAGCAGGAATTTGAAAGTGGTGAACAGAAGGGTGGTAATGCTGGCTGTTCAGGCTGCAGTGGTGATGCTAGAAAGTACAAGTATTTGTCTGTTTCACTTTCTAAACCATTCTTATCTTTAATGGACCGTTTGAGGAAAGTTCTTCAAGGGCCTGCAGGCAGAAATAAGAGAAATGGGGGCCTCAAGCCTTTCCAAAATCTACGCCTGGAAGAGTTAAGAGAGGAATGCCAAGCAAGGGGGTTACCTACAGATGGCAAGAAGAAGGATCTTGAAGAGACCTTGAGAGAAGAAATGGGGGGAATTCAAAGGGTGCCAGCTATGATGTTCTTTGATCAGGAAAGGACACTGGAGGAAATCAATTTGG GAAACTATGAAGTCTTACCAACAGAACCTCTTCATGATGTTAAAGAGCATATCTGTAATGTCCTCACTGAACTTCCAGCCCACCTTGAGAGAGAAGAATGTGATCACTTTGAAAGCATCATTGAGTGCACCTTTGCTGGTAAAGAGAAACTCCGTGGCTGTGATTATCGCCTTGCAGCTGTCATTGTGGCTCAATATCTGAGAG gAAAGGTTAGAGCGAAAGTGCAGTCCTTGCTGGATTCCCTGACTGAGCTCAGTAGGCTCCTTTACCTGTCCGCTCAGTCTCGCTCACCAAGACTTGTGCTACGTTTGCACAACACAGCATTTTTACATGCCATGCTTTGTAAGGATATCATTGGCCAACCTGAAATTCTGACCACCCGCAAGTTTTATGGAAGGTACTGGCATTCCCTAACAGCACATGCGGCTAAACAAAACAGAATAATTTCAGGCAAGTCAGCCAAcacagaagaagaagagagacaTTTCAACACTCTGAAAGGCATCACGAAATTAACAAACAGAAGACCTGGTGATGTCATTACACCTAGTCTTGTCCGCCTTCAAGCTGAACAACACATGGCAGAAACCAGGCAGGGAAATGCAGTGAAAGCCCAAGAGTCCCAAATCTCGAAATACTATAAGGCATTACCACCATTTCCCAACACAATCATACCAAATCGGTATATTGTGAGAAATCCTAAAGAATACCAGGCTCACCTCCAGAGCATAAGTGATTTCCTTATCTGTGGTGAAGGTGTTTGGTGGCAGCAAATTGcctctggagtggagttttggGATGGTCCAGATGAACTGAATTTCAGACCTGAAGGTCCATCTCTCCACCATTTCAGGTCAAGAAGCCCGGCATTAGAAGAGAAACACCTCAATCAATGTTGGGAAATCTGCCTAGCTGATGAAGCAATCAGAATTCCTAATAGAGTCATCAAATTGTATGGAGATAATGGTGACTGTATTCAAGTGATCCACACAGACTTTCTGGATGATGACAATGAAGGCAGCAGtgatgaagaaaatgaaaatgcatCAAAACATCTACAAGCAATGAACAATGTGAACTTGAGCACTGGGCTGATGACACTGAAGAGCAAGCTGAGAGTGTGGAATTAA